The genomic segment ATGGATGAGGGATGGAAAAGTGAAGGGGAAGTGGGGATCGGGATAGTAAACACACAAAGAGCAACGATGAATCAAAAACTAAGATTCTTCCTGCCACCAGAAGCAACTCTGTTTCAAAATCATACATTAAAGATTTTAGGCATTGGTGTGCTTTAAGTTCACTGGCAATAACAGCGAGGCCATACCATTCTTGGTTGTGTTGCCAAGGATACACTAAATATTTGTGATGTAAAAACTGCCATGGAGAAACCCAGGGAACATGCTTTGAATTTTCCTTCAAGAGAAGCATGTCCTACTGGCTACTGTTATCCTAGAATCATGAcaattaaatgatattttatttttagagatgtTGATTAAGGGTATTAATGTGATCCAATTTCATAGGTGGGCCAAGAAAGCCATGTGAAAAAGGATacatactacacatacacacacacacacacacacatatacaattttttttccaCTTGGAGTGTTCTAGATACAATCTGTGATGCAGGACAGAATATTTTGAAAGTGAAAAATGGCTATGTAATATAAAGCATTTTATAGCACTCAGTAAAATGAAATACAGCGAACAGATAAAATGAAGAACGCAATTAAACACCTGACAGCCGTTAATTCTGTGGATTTTGTGTGATGTAAGGAGCACATCCCAGACTAGCAGTCATTTAGTGGCTGGAAATTAACTGTCAACACTCTGGCAGCTGTATCTAATGAGTAGCGGCCCAAACCGTTCTAAATTGCTCCAAACATAGCAGCTATACAGGCAAAAAGAAATCATGCTTGTTACTGTCATAGCTTTTGTTAACTTAACACAGGCCTAGAcgcacctgggaagagggaccctcgtTGAGGAATCACCTCTataagactggcctgtgggctattcgtggggcattttcttgcttagTAATTGATACCCAGCTGACAacgggcagtgccatccctatgCAGGTGAGCCTGGGATAAAGTAGCTTAGTAGGCCATGGGGAACTAATCAGTAAGCAATGTGCCActgtggtctctgtttcagttctaTTGAGGTTTAAGTTGGGGTGCCAGCCCCACAAACCTCTCAAGATTCACAAGTACCACTATAGCAGGCGAGAACTGACTGAAAGGTCTGAGGGTAAATAAACTAACTCACATAAGTTTTTTCATCGTATTCTATTTATTCTTCCCGTGCTCTCTCCCATGTTctctccatgtctttttttttttttttgatgttcttCTTGCTGTTCCCTTTTgatgttcctttctcttttcctcccaatACTACAGGTTTCCAGTttatacactcacacagatataATTGGCAATAATAATGATACCAAGCATGCATTTCTTAGGGATAAGAGGATGGATAAAGTAGGACGCAGTTGTCTTGCTGCTGTCTCAGAGGGGGCGTGGCTGTGAAGCTCCCCTGTGGATACCAGGAGGATTAGGATGGGGCTTTAAATCAGTACAGATttctaagaagaggaaaagggaagtttGTGTGATAATTACATTTGTGTGGTTAATTTTGCTAGAGTTTGTAACTGATagatttggggaagaaaaaacaCTGCAGTGTCCTGTACGCTTTAAGCACTTCCAGCTGCAGCTGGGAACACAGGCTTTGTGGTAACCATGGCAACCAGCTAagctgaagaaggaaggagaatggtGCTTAGCCCCTGGGCCAACAGGATGCTGTGGAGGTGCTGTATCTGCAGGTACCCAggtgagaaaaaaatcctttctctgGGGTTGGTTTAGCaacccaagctttttttttttcctgtatattttaggGGTAAAGGTACACACAGTTAATTTCCTAGACTAAGACCTGTGTCAAATGAAAGGGGAAGGTAAgtacagaatattaatagcttgttagggTAGAGCAAAGGTCAGTAGACTACATTCTCCTGAGTTGTCTGTTGGAGATTTTTAGGGCTGTCCACCATCAAGGGCAAACATGCTGTCTCTCCTGCGCAATGCCTGTCCCTTTGAGGTTCCCTTGTGCCCCGTAGCAGGGGGTCTCCTCCTTGTCAGAAGTCCCGTCGATAAGGTTTGGCTGAGTGGATGCTTTCACACCAGGGTCTCACCGTGTGGGATAAAGTCATGCAGTTGCCCGTGCAGGAAAAGTCAGATATAAAGAATGATTTCTACACTGCTGGGATGCTGTGGGATGAATCCCACTATGAAGAGGAGGAAAGCTGTGGCTCCACAGATTTTTTACAGAATCAACAGTGTGGCTACTCAAAAGACAGGTGTTCCCAGAGCTCTGCGAATCGGTTTCTCCTTGGATGGAATACACTGCCATGAGTTACAGATGTGGCTGCTGAGAGGTGAAGCCCAGGCCCTCCgcagagcagtgagtgctcaTCGCCACTTTGAACGCCTAGAATATTTCAGTTTCTCCTTAAGGATTCTCCACTCATTCGTGTTGACTCAAACAGTTGAGTTTCTGCTCTACACACAGTTCCATGCTTCACGCTTGGAACACTTGTTGAACTAGTTATATTTCTAGTCTCAAATGTCAGACACGTAAGGAAGTACTTACTATATAGAATGACCTGTGTGTTCAATAGCTGGAGGGATGAAGCAGCTAGTACAGCGGAGGGAGGGTCGGTCTGCTTACACAAGTCCAGAAGCCTTCCTGACAGAAGTGTTCTATTAGAATTAGCGATTAGCAGGTGGTTAATAAGTAATCATGCAGAAGGTGAAAGAGAGaatcttccagaaagaaaaagaatgtgagaAGCACAACATGGGCCATCACAAGTGGTGATTGGTGTGCACGTGGGATGTGTGGTGTATTCAGAGAGGCAAGCAGGCTGTAGacctccatctctccagacctctcCCCAGTGTCTCAATACCACCAGCAGCTAGACTGGATATGTGGATACACTGCCCCCTTTCAGTGTCTCATTTATGACCTGAAAACAatttaatacattgtaaaaaaCTAAAATCAGCAGCAACTACAACTCAACAGAGCAGCTGTATTCTCTGtaatgaaatttgtaggcaaaaaACCCTAAAGTTAAATTTGATCTTAGCTATATACAGAGAGTAAAATGATTCAGTAGTTTGACCAGAAATATTCGTTCTCAACCAAgtaacagagatagagagatgctCGATAAAAACAGCATTTGCAAAGATTTCAAACTCTTCTTGGCCTCATCTGAAATACTTATGATCTATTTCAAAATCTCATTTTCTATCATTGATTTCCTGAGGATTCAATGAGAAATGCATAGTCGGTCAGCCATAAGTATTTTCCAAGCCTATTGTGTGATCTTTATGCTATTCTCagagataaacaaaataatactCACAAACAAGTTCAAATTCACAATGCAGTTTTAGAAGAACAGCCCTTCTTGGTACCTCCTAGAAATTAGATTTCTAAATCCAGCACAAGCTGCACATTAACAGGCTTCCTATGCCCTCCATCtctatgtaaatatgtatttatatagtaGTCTATCTAATATAATCATTTGCATCTATCTGAACATGGATTTATACCTATGTTTAAGCATTTTGCCACAGTTGTATTGCTGAGTACAGCTAGAGTTTAGGATAATATCctggagaaacagaaagcaacaTAGATGTGTAGTTATCACCTCCTTTGATCTTGATTTTGCTCCTAGAGCATCAAGTAGCCAAGGTTGTCACCAAGTTGTTGGGGCCATAGCTTGGGCCGTGGAAGTCCTACATTAAGTCTGTTCTCAATAGGCCaattaagggaaaaaataatagcaaaaagcAGGGAGAGGTTTATCTTTATGTGGCCACAACTGAGAAAGCAACAAGAGGTTAGTgacatcccctcccccaaagtcaTCTTCAGGGTATGCACACGAAGCTTAGGTCTAAATAGAAAGGGGTAATATACGTCAGTAATCCTTGCTGGCCCTTCATTGACCCACCCTAGTCATGGCACCAGTCTCTCCTACAACATGGTCTAACGAACGTGTGAAATCTCTGCAAGTCAGGCTCTCCCTAAGCAGGCTTTaggcttttccttctcccagcacgATGGTCCTAGAGAAATTCTTTCTCCAAAATAGGtttatcatttctttctgtaGTGCCAATCTGGTTTGTTATTATATTGCTCAGTTTTCGGCAATTTGCTGATAGGTGCTCAGTGGAGAGTATCATTACATGCCATGTCCTCTTGTGAAATGGAGCAGGTGGAGggttgtctgatgtgggattctccctctgtatgctgtgaataccattggttagttaAGAAACTGGCTTGGTGGTTTCCTGGCCCTGCAGCAAATGATCTCCTCCCCCGAGGAAGTGCGCTAGATTGTCCCTGCTCCTTGTTGCCTTTGCAGGGGCTGAGGTTTTGAGAATGAGCGGGGACAAGAATCCGGCCAGCAAGCCCACGCCAGTGCAGGACGTGCAGGGCGACGGGCGCTGGATGTCTCTGCACCAACGTTTCGTGGCAGACAGCAAAGACAAGGAAGCAGAAGTCGTCTTCATTGGGGACTCCTTGGTCCAGCTAATGCACCAGTGTGAGATCTGGCGGGAGCTCTTCTCTCCTCTGCACGCACTTAACTTTGGCATTGGTGGAGATAGCACACAGCATGTACTCTGGCGGCTGGAGAATGGGGAGCTGGAACACATCCGGCCCAAGGGCCTGCTTCCGAGGGGCCAGCACCCCAACCCACTTCGGGAGAAAAACCGACAGGTAAACGAGCTGGTGCGAGCAGCATTAGCAGGCCACCCCCGAGCCCACTTCTTAGATGCAGACCCCGGCTTTGTACATTCTGACGGCACCATAAGCCACCATGACATGTATGATTACCTACATCTGAGCCACTTGGGGTACACACCTGTTTGCCGGGCTCTGCACTCCTTGCTTCTTCGTCTCCTGGCCCAAGACCAGGGTCAAGGCATCCCTCTGCCAGAGACCACACCCTAAGCGTCTTCCCTCCCCATGACATTAAATTCtcctcctccaaaaaaaaaaaaagaaaaaaaaaaaaagaaaaagaaaaaaagaaaaaaaaagaaaaaaagaaactggcttggtctgatagggtagaacagacctaggtagggaaaactaaactgaatgttgggacaAAGAAGGCGAGTcggagaaaagccatgtagccccgctggagccagacggaactttacctggtaaaccacagccacatggctatacacagattattggaaatgggttaaattaagatgtaagagttagccaataagaagctaaagcaaatgggccaaacagtgatttaattaatacagtttctgtgcagttatttcaggagtctgggcagccaggaaatgaacaagtggccacCTACTACAGTCGTCATTTCTCAGAACAAACACCCAGGGTACAACAGTATTGTCACAAGGTTATGGCTAGATACAACCCTGCCTTCAAGATGCTTACACCCAGAAATAACAGCTAAAAGCAAAAGCTTGGGGGGAGGCCATTGGTAGCACTAAGCAAAACCCATTTTAAAGAGTGTAAAGTGAGAGTTTGCCCAAGGCAGCAGGATTGAACGCATCTGCATGGGCACCATTGGCTACTGCAGCTCTTTGCTATTACTTGGAAATACTGAGAGACATCTGGCAGAGGGACTGGATAAAGGGGTTATGAATTGTTCATTTCTGCATAAAGCCACAGTGGAGccataatttttctttccttcatgtgaACCAGTAATGTGGGCTTTCTCCTGTCCACACACTGAGCTGCAGACCTGTGATTATTTATGCCTTGGGGCTGACACTCCTCATTTTTGTTAAGAAGAGTCACAGTGTTGCTGGCAGGTGTGTGGTCACCTTTACCCTTTCTGCATGCTCATGTGATGTTTACAAGATTAAAAATGCATGTGCAGTACATGTCATTAATCCCCGGGGTCCATGAACtggaatgtgtgtgtttatgcagctGCGGAGTCCCAAGACACCCATTTGGAAAGGGCACAAATGTTCTGAATGTACCTTTTATGCAaatcagaaaatacagagaatctggattatgaaaagaaatttttagcCAGCAGCCTTGCTAACATGTCCCAGCAAGATGACAGTGGCTGGACACATGCTACCCAGTGGAAAGATATCTGTTTCAAACATTCTTTTGGAGGCTAGAATCACTATGTGGAATATTCCAGACATTTGTTCTTGAGTTTTGTGGGAATACAACACTTAGTATTCATTTACTTGTTAGTTTGTTATCTGTTTAATTTATGAGTAtcaaaagaatctattttaatttttgatatacTGTTTTTAATCACTTCTCCCCTGGAGGCTGTCATACGGGCATAGTGTTCTAGcttgatttctattgctatgataaacactgGCAAAatcagcttggggaagaaagggtttatctggctcacacttccatatcacagCACATCATTGTggtaagtcaggacaggaacacaggCAGGAGCCTAAAAGCAGTGActtctttcttatagcacccaggacacTCTGCCCAGgcatagcaccacccacagtggactggtccttcccacatcagtcatcaatcaagaaaatgtcctcacAACTTGCCCACAAGCCATTCTGATGGGGGCAGTTCCTCAACTGATGGTCCTTCCCAGACTACCTcaagcttctgtcaagttgacaaaaactaaccaataCACATACAGTTTTAATAAGATTCACCCGTCAATCttcccccaattcctcccagatatAGCCCACATGAGTCCATTTAGTGGTGTACATGTTTAACTGGAATTTAGGGTTCCACCTCACACACAAAGGGGCTTCCCTGTTTGCCCAGCTGCTGGGCTGCACCTACTTCGTTTCCTTCAAGCCTCCTGATAGTGCTTTCAACGTCTAGGTCATTTCCTGTTGCTAAGCAACTACATAACTGCAGTTCACATTGTCTCTGCAGACTAAACCCAGTCACACTGGGAAGTAGATGGGATGAGAAAGACCCCTCTTAAAGAGGACTGGAGTCAGGAAGTGCTACCCCCCAAGTGTAGCACTTTAAAACAATGAGTATTTGATGATTTTGTTATAAGTTGCCTgcatgtgcagtgcccacaggggCCAGTAGTGggccctctggaactgaagttacagatggttgtgaaccgccATAAAGGTGTTGACAACtgagctcagatcctctgcaagagcggccaGCACTcccaaacactgagccatctctccaagccatACTGAGATTTTGAAGCCGAAGGAGATGAAGAGAATGTCAGAATCAGACAGGCCTCTCTGgccttcctttccatcttttgttcttttctgtggaTTATTGAATCTGAAATTTCCCTACATCCTTCCTCTTCTGAAGCATACCATAAAATCTCAGGGGCTTGCTCTAGCTCTTGGCCTCTTCCCTTGACTATCCGCCTGTGGTGGGTTTTCCTTCCCTAAATGCCAATCAGGCTGTCTAAGAGGAACCTGAACAGATACTGCCAAGTTCCACCATTCCACACTGGTGGCTGTCATTAGATTACATCCTTTTGCCTCCTATCATACTTCTGCTCATCAGCCCATAAAACCATTTTCCCTGGGCCTCTGGGTCTACTTGTCTGACCTATATCATCAGTAGCAGTGGGCTGTAGCCTGAGGACACAGCTCCGTGCTGCTGTTTGCAGCAGACTAAGGAGCTCTAGTCTAAGACCTACTTAGAGAAGCcaggaattttgtttgtttgttt from the Arvicola amphibius chromosome 10, mArvAmp1.2, whole genome shotgun sequence genome contains:
- the LOC119825378 gene encoding platelet-activating factor acetylhydrolase IB subunit alpha1-like, translating into MSGDKNPASKPTPVQDVQGDGRWMSLHQRFVADSKDKEAEVVFIGDSLVQLMHQCEIWRELFSPLHALNFGIGGDSTQHVLWRLENGELEHIRPKGLLPRGQHPNPLREKNRQVNELVRAALAGHPRAHFLDADPGFVHSDGTISHHDMYDYLHLSHLGYTPVCRALHSLLLRLLAQDQGQGIPLPETTP